One window of Calorimonas adulescens genomic DNA carries:
- the aroH gene encoding chorismate mutase: MVRGIRGATTCENTAASIEEAVMELTSAMMEENDVAPEDVACIIYSVTSDIDAVFPASCARKLGLNNVALLDVQEMAKPGDLHHCIRALMLVNTDKRQDEMRFVYLREAEALRPDKVGK; encoded by the coding sequence ATGGTCAGAGGTATCCGCGGTGCGACTACCTGTGAGAATACAGCCGCTTCCATAGAGGAGGCTGTAATGGAGCTCACATCAGCCATGATGGAAGAAAACGATGTTGCCCCGGAAGATGTTGCGTGCATAATATACTCGGTAACTTCAGACATTGATGCTGTCTTTCCTGCTTCCTGCGCCAGGAAACTTGGCCTTAATAATGTGGCCCTCTTAGATGTGCAGGAGATGGCAAAGCCCGGTGACCTACACCACTGCATAAGGGCGCTTATGCTGGTTAATACTGATAAAAGGCAGGATGAGATGAGATTTGTATATCTGAGAGAGGCTGAAGCTTTAAGGCCGGATAAGGTGGGGAAGTGA
- a CDS encoding radical SAM protein, translated as MDSFEKLKILGQASKYDMCGCGRPNEDDYIKNGIYRVHTPDGICSIFKVLLTNKCHRDCAYCVNRFENNTERTSFTPEELAKVFMEVRRRHSIQGLFLSSAIDKNPDSDMSSLIDTAKILRTRYNFKGYIHMKVMPGASRAAIEEASKVANRLSLNIEVPSERYMERLTRAKRFGEILNGMSEIKRLKDKGIRVSQTTQFIVGAAGESDREIVDEAYRLKREFNLARVYFSAFRPVEGTPMEGKEPTPLMREYRLYQVDFLFSQYGFKPEDLSYEKDGNLPMDKDPKYVFALNHPEIYPVEINTADYNLLLLVPGIGPVSAKRILERRVKDPYHSIDELKGTGTVLKRARPFITINGKSFTEENKPKQLSFI; from the coding sequence ATGGATTCCTTTGAAAAACTGAAGATACTTGGCCAGGCCTCCAAGTACGACATGTGCGGCTGCGGTAGGCCAAATGAGGACGACTACATAAAGAATGGTATATACAGGGTGCATACGCCAGATGGCATATGCTCCATATTTAAGGTGCTGCTTACAAATAAATGTCATAGAGACTGTGCCTACTGTGTAAACCGGTTTGAAAATAACACGGAGAGGACATCCTTTACCCCGGAGGAACTGGCAAAGGTGTTTATGGAGGTGAGGAGAAGGCACTCCATTCAAGGCCTGTTTTTAAGCTCTGCTATTGATAAAAATCCTGACAGCGACATGTCCTCACTTATAGATACTGCAAAGATATTGAGGACAAGATATAACTTCAAAGGCTATATACACATGAAGGTCATGCCGGGCGCTTCCCGAGCTGCCATAGAGGAGGCTTCAAAGGTGGCAAATCGTCTCTCCCTGAATATAGAGGTGCCATCGGAAAGATATATGGAAAGACTGACAAGGGCCAAGAGGTTTGGGGAGATATTAAACGGCATGAGTGAGATTAAAAGGCTTAAAGATAAGGGAATTCGTGTATCGCAGACTACCCAGTTCATTGTGGGGGCCGCAGGAGAGAGCGACAGGGAGATAGTAGACGAGGCATACAGACTAAAGAGGGAATTCAACCTTGCCAGGGTATATTTTAGTGCATTTCGCCCTGTAGAGGGCACGCCTATGGAAGGGAAAGAGCCTACCCCACTTATGAGAGAGTACAGATTGTACCAGGTGGATTTCCTCTTCAGCCAGTATGGGTTTAAGCCAGAAGACCTGAGCTATGAGAAAGACGGAAACCTGCCCATGGATAAAGACCCGAAGTATGTCTTTGCTTTAAATCATCCTGAGATCTATCCTGTGGAGATAAACACGGCAGACTATAATCTGCTTTTGTTGGTGCCGGGGATTGGACCTGTATCAGCGAAGAGGATATTAGAACGCAGGGTAAAAGATCCATATCATAGCATAGATGAACTTAAAGGTACCGGGACAGTTTTAAAAAGGGCCAGGCCGTTTATAACTATAAATGGCAAAAGTTTCACAGAAGAGAATAAACCCAAACAATTGTCCTTTATATAG
- the pglZ gene encoding BREX-3 system phosphatase PglZ, with the protein MFYEELLNGISSRKGQIIIIHDPDGFFSEVTVSELFDGSIDVHYFNDPDLFRYEYERDYRQRRDNGTLDKVFMVICSNNRGIPYDVLSKGSLVDMELSRIFPLLDSRVIRSLNPSLLTLLYDVYSRYNGGKMTADETLDFIISEVFNLSIDKIKGVEDLISALLNLMYQDKMLPPDMIEYIIRKQRINIDPEYISDKTGLMEYLQNQWAKFVSGEESIDFDRLKLYMDNLFTDGYLRPLEVENMDGISSWMAAGVYVDRAKTLAKRMLDITRRLESLLADARSYKDWFDIAGLWAEVSMIRHDGNIDTGVASEFERVRDDVETKFADWLLKRYGSLPYLSYVSGPVMVHHIPWYLKSRAYHNKIALIVMDGMSLSDWTVIESCFKDKEMRFHDGKCFAWIPTITPISRRAIFSGQIPMNFIGQDFSTYPEGKEWARFWSEAGFGHTDIAYYKFIDVPDKLESLNYDADIIGVVIDAVDNLAHSSKLSIDGLHENLRLWMKNGRLERFIRELMEKSFDVYLTSDHGNVAAVGTGMERGGYVPDIDGERVRVYNRVSDSGNDSGHHEIRWPGYGLPQGYVFYVMEGNGAYARSDQPVVGHGGISIEEVIVPFVHLRKDA; encoded by the coding sequence ATGTTTTATGAGGAACTGCTCAACGGGATTTCGTCGAGAAAAGGCCAGATCATAATAATACATGACCCCGATGGCTTTTTCTCGGAGGTTACAGTGTCAGAGCTTTTTGATGGCAGTATAGATGTACATTATTTTAATGACCCTGACCTATTCAGATACGAATATGAAAGGGATTACAGGCAGCGCAGGGATAACGGCACTCTGGATAAAGTGTTCATGGTTATATGCAGTAATAATAGGGGTATTCCATATGATGTGTTAAGCAAGGGCAGCCTTGTCGATATGGAGTTAAGCAGGATTTTTCCGCTTCTTGACAGTAGAGTTATAAGATCGTTAAATCCCTCTCTATTAACGTTGCTTTATGATGTGTATTCCAGATATAACGGGGGAAAGATGACCGCAGACGAAACATTGGACTTTATTATCTCTGAGGTATTTAACCTGAGCATAGATAAGATAAAGGGTGTTGAGGATTTGATTTCTGCTTTGCTTAACCTTATGTATCAGGATAAAATGTTGCCTCCGGATATGATTGAATATATTATAAGGAAACAAAGAATCAATATTGATCCGGAATATATCAGTGACAAAACAGGGCTTATGGAGTATCTTCAGAACCAGTGGGCTAAATTTGTAAGCGGTGAAGAATCAATTGACTTTGACAGGCTGAAATTATACATGGACAATCTATTTACCGATGGGTATTTAAGGCCTTTAGAGGTAGAAAATATGGATGGTATCTCATCATGGATGGCAGCAGGGGTATATGTGGACAGGGCAAAGACCCTTGCCAAAAGGATGCTGGATATAACCAGGAGGCTTGAGTCGTTGCTTGCTGATGCAAGATCCTATAAGGATTGGTTTGATATTGCCGGTCTGTGGGCTGAAGTGTCAATGATAAGACATGATGGCAATATAGATACAGGGGTTGCCAGTGAATTTGAAAGGGTAAGGGATGATGTTGAGACAAAATTTGCAGACTGGCTTTTAAAGCGGTATGGTAGTTTGCCCTATCTCTCATATGTTTCAGGTCCTGTCATGGTACATCATATACCCTGGTATTTGAAAAGCAGGGCATACCACAATAAGATTGCATTGATAGTCATGGACGGTATGTCACTTAGTGATTGGACGGTAATAGAGTCATGCTTTAAAGACAAGGAGATGCGATTTCATGATGGCAAATGCTTTGCCTGGATACCAACCATTACACCGATTTCCAGGAGGGCTATATTTTCAGGGCAGATACCAATGAATTTTATAGGCCAGGACTTCAGCACATATCCTGAGGGCAAAGAATGGGCGAGATTTTGGAGTGAGGCAGGCTTTGGGCATACAGACATAGCCTATTATAAGTTTATTGACGTACCGGATAAGCTTGAATCGCTAAATTATGATGCAGATATAATAGGGGTTGTGATAGACGCTGTAGATAATCTGGCACATTCTTCAAAATTATCTATAGATGGGCTTCATGAAAATTTGAGGCTGTGGATGAAGAATGGCCGTTTAGAGAGGTTTATAAGAGAATTAATGGAAAAGAGCTTTGACGTATATTTAACCTCAGACCATGGTAATGTGGCTGCTGTAGGGACAGGTATGGAACGTGGAGGGTATGTCCCTGATATAGACGGAGAGAGGGTTAGAGTTTATAATAGAGTTAGTGACAGCGGAAATGATTCAGGGCACCATGAAATACGTTGGCCCGGGTATGGCTTGCCGCAGGGTTATGTATTCTATGTCATGGAGGGCAATGGAGCATATGCACGGAGTGATCAACCTGTTGTTGGACATGGAGGAATATCCATTGAAGAAGTAATTGTACCATTTGTGCACTTGAGAAAGGATGCTTGA
- a CDS encoding helicase-related protein, whose translation MGENVHWVFDRWNNKPVKAVERYELWNTTNCLVYDPTSGRIYTLPADGVGDINEGYVYDEHRIRYILAGAKLKELIARQSILSPIGSNIIPLPHQIYALVRAISSNRIRFLLADEVGLGKTIEAGLIMTEMEMRGLVKRVLIVTPSSLTLQWKEEMRLKFNEDFHIVRSEDLTSLKHIYNDSNIWTEFDKVICSMDAIKPIKRRQGWTQEEIDEYNRLRFNDLIEAGWDMVIVDEAHRLGGSSEAVARHDLGEGLANSATHLLLLTATPHQGKSEPFWRVMKLLDSEAFPNAKALTKEQVSPYVIRTEKRKAIDGSGALLFKKRETFMREIAWGPRHEEQSNLYKEVTKYASEGYCIAKKEKKVFLGFLMTLMQRMVTSSTRAIRVSLEKRLSVLKDEASNQAGLNEEELIDMDAQEVLDNVISIGSYNTKKEIKELERLINLAKQAERQFIDVKLEWLVEEINSLKLRFGNDEKILIFTEFVATQGYICDYLMSHGHKVALINGKMGINERISSLEDFAGDCDILISTDAGGEGLNLQFCHIVINYDMPWNPMKIEQRIGRVDRIGQTRDVIAINLMIQDTVECRVRKILEDKLRVIMEEFGVDKMSDILDSALSEEEAMEMVMNSVMSPEDIEYYVDRYIENVKSRSKYIKEFNDILSDEKELSIDILKNIKYGEIYELLRTMFINYVLYNGGTVKEGKNGFDITIDGVRRYKGVTFDPSGNGANAITLNHEYVKKMIQELPVYPEGQAVPKIKIDGLANEEGYWSLWQITLNDSPNDVKIFPFFINNEGKMRLPSAEAIWDRLVSTDAHITYDGMKEIEDGVYGELYKRVSEYASSMFYEIRDAYIKNRDEERKRMEYAFTLKKEMIGRVGLETVKRHRLNELEKEKKAWEDKFAKSRNIIPSLYPLCILYME comes from the coding sequence ATGGGAGAAAATGTACATTGGGTCTTTGATAGGTGGAATAATAAACCGGTTAAAGCTGTAGAGAGATATGAGCTTTGGAATACAACAAACTGCTTAGTGTATGACCCAACATCAGGGAGGATATACACCCTGCCGGCTGACGGAGTTGGGGATATAAATGAGGGTTATGTTTATGATGAACACAGGATAAGGTATATCCTTGCCGGGGCAAAGCTCAAGGAATTGATAGCAAGACAGAGCATCCTTTCGCCGATTGGCAGCAATATTATTCCCCTGCCCCATCAGATATATGCCTTAGTGAGGGCAATAAGCTCGAATAGGATAAGGTTTCTACTTGCTGATGAGGTGGGACTGGGGAAGACTATAGAGGCTGGGCTTATAATGACAGAGATGGAGATGAGAGGGCTTGTAAAGAGGGTGCTAATCGTCACTCCCTCCAGTTTAACTCTGCAATGGAAGGAAGAGATGCGGCTAAAATTTAACGAGGATTTTCACATTGTCAGGTCAGAGGACCTGACTTCGCTGAAGCATATCTATAATGACAGTAACATATGGACAGAGTTTGATAAGGTCATATGCTCCATGGATGCTATAAAGCCCATTAAAAGGAGACAGGGCTGGACACAGGAAGAGATCGATGAATACAACAGATTGCGCTTTAATGACCTGATTGAGGCGGGATGGGATATGGTGATTGTGGATGAGGCGCACAGGCTGGGTGGAAGCAGCGAGGCGGTGGCGAGACATGACCTGGGGGAGGGCCTGGCCAATTCTGCCACACATTTACTTCTCCTGACTGCCACACCTCATCAGGGGAAGAGTGAACCCTTCTGGAGAGTAATGAAGCTCTTAGACAGTGAGGCATTTCCCAATGCAAAGGCACTTACGAAGGAACAGGTCTCTCCCTATGTGATTCGCACCGAAAAAAGAAAGGCAATAGATGGCAGTGGTGCACTTCTATTTAAAAAGAGGGAGACCTTCATGAGGGAAATAGCCTGGGGCCCAAGACATGAGGAACAGTCAAACCTATATAAAGAGGTTACAAAGTATGCCTCTGAAGGGTACTGCATTGCTAAGAAAGAAAAAAAGGTATTTTTGGGGTTTCTGATGACCCTTATGCAGAGGATGGTCACCAGCAGCACCAGGGCTATAAGGGTAAGCCTTGAAAAAAGACTATCAGTTTTAAAGGATGAGGCTTCTAATCAGGCGGGACTAAATGAGGAAGAACTTATCGATATGGATGCCCAGGAAGTCTTAGATAATGTTATATCCATAGGTTCATATAACACAAAAAAGGAGATAAAGGAGCTGGAGAGGCTTATAAACCTTGCTAAACAGGCTGAGCGTCAGTTTATAGATGTAAAGCTGGAATGGCTTGTAGAGGAGATCAACAGTTTAAAACTGAGATTTGGAAACGATGAGAAGATACTTATATTTACGGAGTTTGTTGCCACACAGGGATATATATGCGACTACCTTATGAGTCACGGGCATAAGGTAGCCCTCATAAACGGTAAAATGGGTATCAATGAAAGGATCAGTTCTCTTGAAGATTTTGCTGGAGACTGTGACATACTGATATCCACAGATGCCGGTGGAGAGGGACTGAATCTGCAGTTTTGCCACATAGTTATAAACTACGATATGCCCTGGAATCCGATGAAGATAGAACAAAGGATAGGCAGGGTAGATAGGATAGGGCAGACAAGGGATGTCATAGCGATAAACCTTATGATTCAGGATACTGTGGAATGCAGGGTGAGAAAGATACTGGAAGACAAACTCAGAGTAATTATGGAAGAGTTTGGTGTGGACAAGATGTCAGATATACTCGATTCTGCTCTGTCGGAAGAGGAAGCAATGGAGATGGTCATGAATTCTGTTATGAGTCCTGAGGATATAGAGTATTATGTGGATAGGTATATTGAAAATGTGAAGAGCAGATCTAAATATATTAAGGAGTTTAATGATATCCTCAGCGATGAAAAAGAACTCAGCATAGATATATTGAAAAACATTAAATACGGAGAAATATATGAACTGTTGAGGACGATGTTTATAAATTATGTGCTTTATAATGGAGGAACAGTAAAAGAGGGCAAAAATGGTTTTGACATAACCATTGATGGGGTCAGAAGATATAAAGGGGTTACTTTTGACCCTTCAGGGAATGGTGCAAATGCTATAACACTAAATCATGAGTATGTTAAAAAGATGATACAAGAACTGCCTGTATATCCTGAAGGGCAGGCTGTACCGAAGATAAAGATTGATGGCCTGGCCAATGAGGAGGGCTATTGGTCTTTATGGCAGATAACATTAAATGATAGCCCCAATGATGTGAAGATTTTTCCTTTCTTTATAAATAATGAGGGGAAGATGAGACTCCCGTCTGCAGAGGCCATCTGGGACAGGCTTGTATCTACTGATGCTCACATAACATATGATGGTATGAAGGAAATTGAGGATGGGGTTTATGGGGAATTATACAAAAGGGTAAGTGAGTATGCCTCAAGCATGTTTTATGAAATTAGAGATGCATATATAAAGAATAGGGATGAAGAGAGGAAACGCATGGAATATGCCTTTACCTTGAAGAAGGAAATGATAGGGAGGGTGGGCCTTGAAACGGTTAAGAGACATAGACTGAATGAGTTAGAAAAAGAGAAAAAGGCATGGGAAGATAAATTTGCAAAATCAAGGAATATTATACCCTCGCTGTACCCATTGTGTATCCTCTACATGGAGTGA
- a CDS encoding DNA-methyltransferase, with translation MDNRKYNRSGTRTSSFGTPGRINHDSSEFYNSNLYSELKLPDKVKYIENTIPTDKVNKIYCKSSEIMDDIPDSSVHLMVTSPPYNVKKEYDEDLLLKEYRELLKKVFKETYKKLVTGGRACINIANLGRKPYIPLHSFIIEDMIDIGFFMRGEIIWNKASSASPSTAWGSWLSAANPVLRDIHEYILVFSKESFSRKSSGKESTISKEDFLEWTKSVWTFPAVSAKSIGHPAPFPEELPHRLIQLYTFKGDVVLDPFCGSGTTCLAALRDGRKYIGYEIVPEYVELANKRINAYYKQISFENSQHTL, from the coding sequence ATGGATAATCGAAAATATAATAGAAGCGGAACCCGAACAAGTTCTTTCGGAACACCAGGAAGAATTAATCATGATTCGTCAGAATTTTACAACAGCAACTTATATAGTGAATTAAAACTCCCTGACAAAGTTAAATATATAGAAAATACTATTCCAACAGACAAAGTAAATAAGATATACTGTAAATCAAGTGAAATAATGGATGATATTCCCGACAGCAGTGTGCATTTAATGGTTACATCGCCACCATATAATGTAAAAAAAGAATATGATGAAGATTTATTACTAAAAGAATACAGAGAATTATTAAAGAAAGTTTTTAAGGAAACTTATAAAAAATTAGTCACCGGCGGAAGAGCATGCATTAACATTGCAAACTTAGGCAGGAAACCCTATATCCCATTACACTCTTTTATAATTGAAGATATGATTGACATTGGCTTTTTTATGAGAGGCGAAATAATATGGAATAAGGCATCAAGTGCAAGCCCTTCAACAGCGTGGGGGAGCTGGCTTTCTGCAGCAAATCCTGTTTTGAGAGATATTCACGAATATATCTTAGTTTTTTCAAAAGAATCTTTTTCAAGAAAAAGTAGTGGTAAAGAAAGCACAATAAGCAAAGAAGATTTTTTAGAGTGGACCAAAAGTGTATGGACTTTTCCTGCAGTGTCTGCCAAAAGTATTGGACATCCGGCTCCATTTCCTGAAGAATTGCCACATAGATTAATACAACTCTATACATTTAAAGGTGATGTTGTCTTAGACCCATTTTGTGGTAGCGGTACTACATGTCTGGCTGCTTTAAGAGATGGGAGAAAGTACATAGGATATGAGATAGTCCCAGAGTATGTTGAACTGGCCAATAAAAGGATTAATGCATACTATAAACAAATTTCTTTTGAAAATAGTCAGCATACTTTATAA